The Psychrobacillus sp. FSL K6-4046 DNA window GCCAATTATGTTCTCCTTAGAAGCGATGTGTAAGAAGTATTTTGGTATAAAACCCTTAGTTGTAGGTCCCGGTGTAAAGACGGGATTGAATATAAAATATGAAAATCCTCGTGAAGTCGGTGCCGATCGTATTGTTAATGCAGTAGCAGCTATTCATGAATATGGAGCACCTTTAATTATTGTGGACTTTGGTACTGCAACCACTTACTGTTATGTAAATGAAAAAGGTGAATACTTGGGTGGTGCTATAGCTCCGGGAATCGGTATTTCGACAGAAGCATTATTTGAAAAGGCTAGTAAGCTTCCTAGAATTGAACTTACAACTCCAGACCATGTAATCGGCAAAAATACAGTTTCCGCCATGCAATCTGGTATCGTATTTGGATACGTTGGGCAAGTG harbors:
- a CDS encoding type III pantothenate kinase; amino-acid sequence: MILVLDTGNTNIVLGIYHNDQLIHHWRMETDRRKTEDEFGMQVKALFSHVNITFEQIEGIIISSVVPPIMFSLEAMCKKYFGIKPLVVGPGVKTGLNIKYENPREVGADRIVNAVAAIHEYGAPLIIVDFGTATTYCYVNEKGEYLGGAIAPGIGISTEALFEKASKLPRIELTTPDHVIGKNTVSAMQSGIVFGYVGQVEGIVNRMKKVSKVNPKVISTGGLAPLIGNETTIMDMIDPFLTLKGLYLIYQRNIDERGMR